In a single window of the uncultured Pseudodesulfovibrio sp. genome:
- a CDS encoding DUF1992 domain-containing protein, giving the protein MFNITAIIAEELIRKAEQEGKFEDLEGMGKPLAPDEAANLPPDLRMAYRILKSSGHLPSEILEEKEINTAIDLLESMEDEQERYRQVQKLNVMIMQMNERRSRPITLDTSSDYYRRIVEKVRLAEERFGKPEGGAVKQR; this is encoded by the coding sequence ATGTTCAACATAACGGCCATTATCGCCGAAGAGCTCATCCGCAAGGCGGAGCAGGAAGGCAAATTCGAAGATCTGGAAGGCATGGGCAAACCGCTTGCGCCGGACGAGGCCGCGAATCTGCCCCCGGACCTGCGCATGGCATACCGGATACTGAAGAGCTCCGGGCATCTGCCTTCCGAAATTCTGGAAGAGAAAGAGATCAACACCGCCATCGACCTGCTGGAAAGCATGGAAGACGAGCAGGAACGATACCGGCAGGTGCAGAAGTTGAACGTCATGATAATGCAGATGAACGAGCGGCGCAGCCGCCCCATAACGCTGGATACCTCCAGCGACTACTATCGCCGCATAGTCGAAAAGGTACGCCTGGCCGAGGAACGGTTCGGCAAACCCGAAGGCGGAGCGGTCAAACAAAGGTAA
- the era gene encoding GTPase Era — MHKFGMIALIGPPNAGKSTLMNTYLGQKVAIVSPKPQTTRNRISGILTTDEAQLIFLDTPGIHRLRGKMNRFLLESAWNALASSDAVVVLLDAALYCAKPNLLDKEIAPLVKPVSEAGRPVLVAVNKIDRIKEKDQLLPFMARLSELWPEAEFVPVSALRGKGTEELLERILEYTPEGPQMFPEDQISTLPMRFMASEIIREKLFYSLRQELPYSTAVEIEQWDETTREDMVMINAVIYTSRKSHKGMIIGKQGANLKAIGSQARQDIAELTGQKVHLELWVKVREGWTEDPGFLRAMGLGE, encoded by the coding sequence ATGCACAAATTTGGTATGATCGCCCTGATCGGGCCGCCCAACGCGGGCAAGTCCACCTTGATGAACACCTACCTCGGACAGAAGGTGGCCATCGTCTCGCCCAAGCCGCAGACCACGCGCAACCGCATCAGCGGCATTTTGACCACCGACGAGGCCCAGCTCATCTTCCTGGACACGCCGGGCATCCACCGGCTGCGCGGCAAGATGAACCGCTTCCTGCTCGAATCGGCCTGGAACGCCCTGGCCTCGTCCGACGCGGTGGTGGTCCTCCTGGATGCCGCCCTGTACTGCGCCAAGCCGAACCTGCTGGATAAGGAGATCGCTCCCCTGGTCAAGCCGGTGAGCGAGGCAGGCCGTCCTGTGCTGGTGGCCGTGAACAAGATCGACCGGATCAAGGAAAAGGACCAGCTGCTGCCGTTCATGGCCCGGCTTTCCGAACTGTGGCCCGAGGCCGAGTTCGTGCCGGTGTCGGCCCTGCGTGGCAAGGGAACGGAAGAACTGCTCGAGCGTATTCTGGAATACACGCCCGAGGGACCGCAGATGTTCCCCGAGGACCAGATTTCCACCCTTCCCATGCGCTTCATGGCTTCGGAAATCATCCGCGAGAAGCTGTTCTACTCCCTCAGACAGGAACTGCCCTATTCCACGGCCGTGGAGATCGAGCAATGGGACGAGACGACGCGTGAGGACATGGTCATGATCAACGCCGTCATCTACACCTCGCGCAAGAGCCACAAGGGCATGATCATCGGCAAGCAGGGCGCGAACCTCAAGGCCATTGGTTCGCAGGCCCGCCAGGACATCGCCGAGCTCACCGGCCAGAAGGTTCACCTGGAGTTGTGGGTCAAGGTCCGCGAGGGCTGGACCGAGGACCCGGGCTTCCTGCGCGCCATGGGGCTGGGCGAATAA
- a CDS encoding EF-hand domain-containing protein produces MKKLLFALAFALLFCQPVAAKTNYNVCFNSLDADVDGRMSKGEFLVAFSDGDTSVFDQADTDKDGLVSHEEWEAYKTSQGFENHE; encoded by the coding sequence ATGAAGAAACTGCTTTTTGCATTGGCTTTCGCCCTGTTGTTCTGCCAGCCCGTGGCGGCGAAGACCAATTACAACGTCTGCTTCAACTCCCTGGACGCAGACGTGGACGGCCGCATGTCCAAGGGCGAGTTCCTTGTGGCCTTTTCCGACGGCGACACCTCGGTCTTTGACCAGGCCGACACGGACAAGGACGGCTTGGTGTCTCACGAGGAGTGGGAGGCATACAAAACCAGCCAGGGGTTTGAAAACCACGAGTAG
- a CDS encoding metal-sensitive transcriptional regulator — MDEHLSAEEQALKKNVLSRMKRIEGQVRGIQGMIESGKECQDILVQVRAVRSALQSANKLILKRYLLRCYAESVESGQDAKESLDKFISVVTGFIEG; from the coding sequence ATGGACGAGCATCTGAGCGCCGAAGAACAGGCCCTGAAAAAAAACGTGTTGTCCCGCATGAAACGCATCGAAGGACAGGTGCGCGGTATCCAGGGCATGATCGAATCCGGCAAGGAGTGCCAGGACATTCTGGTCCAGGTGCGGGCCGTGCGTTCCGCCCTGCAGTCGGCCAACAAGCTGATCCTCAAGCGCTATCTGCTCAGGTGCTATGCCGAGTCCGTGGAGAGCGGTCAGGACGCAAAGGAGTCCCTGGACAAGTTCATCTCCGTGGTTACCGGCTTTATTGAAGGCTGA
- a CDS encoding molecular chaperone TorD family protein, with translation MSISQSKIVLLNLMELCAALFRGPDERGWRELATHGLPELLGRVQDFPAFPAAPLKALRDGLAPYVETEDFSPLEAEYVRLFIAGPGGVPAPLYESCHQADAPRTMGQSALAMRDRLTEAGLEISLDSNEPPDHLALELEYLFHLCAEGWTNDPALADKAILFAAKDMTPWVARFREALAGAAPDPVYLAGADTTLTLLSKLGSLSSD, from the coding sequence ATGTCAATTTCCCAATCGAAAATAGTGCTGCTCAACTTGATGGAGTTGTGTGCAGCCTTGTTTCGCGGGCCGGACGAACGGGGGTGGAGGGAACTGGCAACCCATGGATTGCCCGAACTCCTCGGCCGTGTCCAGGACTTTCCCGCGTTCCCGGCCGCCCCGCTTAAGGCCCTGCGGGACGGGCTTGCCCCCTATGTCGAAACCGAAGATTTCTCCCCGCTCGAGGCGGAATACGTCCGCCTGTTCATAGCCGGTCCGGGCGGTGTTCCGGCCCCGCTCTATGAATCCTGCCACCAGGCCGACGCACCCCGGACCATGGGGCAAAGCGCCTTGGCCATGCGCGACCGGCTGACCGAGGCCGGGCTGGAAATCTCGCTCGATTCCAACGAACCGCCCGATCACCTCGCCCTGGAACTGGAATACCTTTTCCATCTCTGCGCCGAGGGGTGGACCAACGACCCCGCCCTGGCCGACAAGGCAATCCTGTTCGCCGCCAAGGACATGACCCCGTGGGTGGCGCGCTTCCGCGAAGCACTGGCCGGAGCCGCTCCCGATCCGGTCTATCTGGCCGGAGCCGACACGACGCTGACGCTGCTGTCGAAGCTTGGATCCCTTTCTAGCGACTAG
- a CDS encoding rhodanese-like domain-containing protein: MPRTIHCVAWLLLAFCVFAARPARADENEVWWASAQAEAKRDDYHLIDDDGLRKLVESNSDMVLLDARADYEYQAGHITGAVNLEFDLGDDLDLSPQKRQALAQMVGQDKDRMLVIYCRSFRULRSSIAARWAARLGYTRIYRYPAGFHGWKAKHPGMVEGEPEAVHVLAVGEDFPTCRVAVLNGDEDREYLELPEGAKFLQLSELAADFVLIQLYNTLCSDCVAETKKLTRFFTRVEADPELAGRLKIIGIGVYDSNLSVVRFRKHYDVAYPLFSDKSGQIFECLGQAELPLAYLVRSRGDGTWRIELIKRGYFEPDEQFLNVLRAAVKRRPAD, translated from the coding sequence ATGCCCAGAACAATACACTGTGTCGCATGGCTGCTCCTCGCCTTTTGCGTGTTTGCCGCCCGGCCCGCGCGGGCCGACGAGAACGAGGTCTGGTGGGCTTCGGCCCAGGCCGAGGCCAAGCGCGACGATTACCACCTGATCGACGACGACGGGCTGAGGAAGCTGGTCGAATCGAACTCGGACATGGTTCTGCTCGATGCCCGCGCTGACTATGAATACCAGGCCGGGCACATTACGGGCGCGGTCAACCTGGAGTTCGATCTGGGCGACGATCTTGACCTGTCGCCGCAGAAGCGCCAGGCCCTGGCACAGATGGTCGGCCAGGACAAGGACCGCATGCTGGTTATCTACTGCCGGAGTTTCAGGTGACTGCGCAGCTCCATTGCGGCGCGCTGGGCAGCGCGTCTCGGTTACACCCGGATCTACCGGTATCCGGCCGGGTTCCACGGCTGGAAGGCGAAGCATCCCGGCATGGTGGAGGGCGAGCCCGAGGCGGTGCACGTGCTGGCCGTGGGCGAGGACTTCCCCACCTGCCGGGTGGCGGTGCTCAACGGCGACGAGGACCGGGAGTATCTGGAGCTGCCCGAGGGAGCGAAGTTCCTGCAGCTCTCGGAGCTTGCGGCGGACTTCGTGCTCATCCAGCTCTACAACACCCTGTGCAGCGACTGTGTGGCCGAGACCAAAAAACTGACTCGGTTCTTCACCAGGGTGGAGGCGGACCCGGAGCTGGCCGGGCGGCTCAAGATCATCGGCATCGGGGTCTACGACTCCAACCTGTCCGTGGTGCGGTTTCGCAAGCACTACGACGTGGCCTACCCGCTGTTCTCGGACAAGTCCGGGCAGATCTTCGAGTGCCTGGGCCAGGCCGAACTGCCGCTGGCCTATCTGGTCCGGTCCAGGGGCGACGGCACCTGGCGCATAGAGTTGATCAAGCGGGGGTACTTCGAGCCGGACGAGCAGTTCCTGAACGTCCTGCGGGCGGCGGTGAAAAGGCGGCCCGCGGACTAG
- a CDS encoding rhodanese-like domain-containing protein, with protein MHRKFIAAAMLLAFAVVAMAGPAMAQEEAKFKQFHSIVDYKFVAKYAKMPKPKNVMIIDSRPYKPKYVDGYIPTAESIPASQFDKMTDKLPKDKDALLVFYCGGLACPLSHKSAFAAEAMGYTNVKVYAAGFPDWKKHAPYYSIGLENLNARINEGGNYLLIDARPYKKFLGGAIPSAIGIPEKDFAAKRGMLPVDKVNTTLIYYCGGYACALSHKSAIMARSLGYKNVLVAEAGYPGWKEMFGAADTAVQAGEAEGAVDTAWFLKTIKENPDAILLIDVRDPEEYAAGHFPSAINMPVDMVEKKAKEIPTDKPIVFSCASGARAGEAFYLFMDLRPDAKDVYYLEATNSFGEDNSYEVHPNK; from the coding sequence ATGCACAGGAAGTTTATTGCCGCGGCCATGCTGCTTGCGTTCGCCGTGGTCGCCATGGCCGGACCGGCCATGGCCCAGGAAGAGGCCAAGTTCAAGCAGTTCCATTCCATAGTGGACTACAAGTTCGTGGCCAAGTACGCCAAGATGCCCAAGCCCAAGAACGTGATGATCATCGACTCCAGGCCGTACAAGCCCAAGTACGTGGACGGCTACATCCCCACGGCCGAGTCCATTCCGGCCAGCCAGTTCGACAAGATGACGGACAAGCTGCCCAAGGACAAGGACGCGCTGCTGGTCTTCTACTGCGGCGGCCTGGCCTGCCCGCTGTCCCACAAGTCCGCATTCGCGGCCGAAGCCATGGGCTACACCAACGTCAAGGTCTACGCGGCCGGATTCCCGGACTGGAAGAAGCATGCTCCGTACTACTCCATCGGGTTGGAGAACCTGAACGCGCGCATCAATGAAGGCGGCAACTACCTGCTTATTGACGCCCGCCCGTACAAGAAGTTCCTGGGTGGAGCCATCCCGTCCGCCATTGGTATCCCGGAGAAGGACTTCGCGGCCAAGCGCGGCATGCTGCCCGTGGACAAGGTCAACACCACGTTGATCTACTACTGCGGCGGCTACGCCTGCGCCCTGTCCCACAAGTCCGCGATCATGGCCCGCTCCCTGGGCTACAAGAATGTGCTCGTGGCCGAGGCCGGCTATCCTGGCTGGAAGGAAATGTTCGGCGCGGCCGACACCGCGGTTCAGGCCGGTGAGGCCGAGGGCGCGGTGGACACCGCCTGGTTCCTGAAGACCATCAAGGAGAACCCGGACGCCATTCTGCTGATCGACGTGCGTGATCCCGAGGAATACGCGGCCGGTCACTTCCCGTCCGCCATCAACATGCCTGTGGACATGGTCGAGAAGAAGGCCAAGGAAATCCCGACGGACAAGCCCATCGTCTTCTCCTGCGCATCCGGCGCGCGTGCGGGCGAGGCCTTCTATCTGTTCATGGATCTCCGTCCCGATGCCAAGGATGTCTATTATCTTGAAGCCACCAACTCGTTTGGTGAAGACAACAGCTACGAGGTCCATCCCAACAAGTAG
- a CDS encoding cytochrome b/b6 domain-containing protein translates to MPDKTYKRHDRSDIFIHWFNAACWLLLLLTGVGLISNPDIDPFGSGYPAWLRSVVGGGGNLLAIHEGIGLVWIAGFVLYLLINFRGARFFLAEVFAVSPARDMGWMLKKMVLMTLGPKALKMVGVDPELPDQGYYNMGQKAFAQASVVGGLVIAVTGVIMYLSDRTFGAESTGMVGWAVAGHFIAVGLVFAGLLVHVYMAAISPEERPGFRSMFTGVVPGGYAKHHHRLWWEKVRTESEQGSE, encoded by the coding sequence ATGCCTGATAAGACCTACAAGCGGCACGACCGCTCGGACATCTTCATTCACTGGTTCAACGCGGCCTGCTGGCTGCTGCTCCTGCTCACCGGCGTGGGGCTGATCAGCAACCCGGACATCGACCCGTTCGGCTCCGGCTATCCGGCGTGGCTGCGCTCGGTGGTTGGCGGCGGGGGCAATCTGCTGGCCATCCACGAGGGCATCGGCCTGGTCTGGATCGCCGGGTTTGTCCTCTATCTGCTGATCAACTTCCGGGGGGCACGGTTCTTCCTGGCCGAAGTGTTCGCGGTCAGCCCGGCCCGTGACATGGGCTGGATGCTCAAGAAGATGGTCCTCATGACACTGGGGCCCAAGGCCCTGAAGATGGTCGGCGTGGACCCGGAGCTGCCGGACCAGGGGTATTACAACATGGGCCAGAAGGCGTTCGCCCAGGCTTCGGTGGTCGGCGGACTGGTCATTGCCGTCACCGGAGTGATCATGTACCTGTCCGACCGGACCTTCGGAGCGGAGTCCACGGGTATGGTCGGCTGGGCCGTGGCCGGACACTTCATCGCCGTTGGGCTGGTTTTCGCCGGTCTGTTGGTCCACGTGTACATGGCGGCCATCTCGCCCGAGGAACGGCCCGGTTTCAGGTCCATGTTCACCGGCGTGGTCCCGGGCGGCTACGCCAAGCATCACCACAGGCTGTGGTGGGAAAAGGTCAGGACCGAGTCCGAACAGGGCTCGGAGTAG
- a CDS encoding 4Fe-4S dicluster domain-containing protein encodes MAQQLAMVIDAAKCIDCKGCVAACKVANNVPEGQFRNWIKHDDYRVVPGIADNKARFQPGACMHCEIPTCVTACPTGATYKDHDTGEVVIDASLCIGCGNCIPACPYNARYRNEVTRKADKCNYCPERRAAGLQPACVDTCPTKARVFGDINDPTSAAGALYRKNKERLTRVSAKTDTLPNMYYLGDPGPGNWGGEAVVPASMVAMKESAPFIKGIVALSGLGVLAMLGRQLFAGSDHKEDSDA; translated from the coding sequence ATGGCACAGCAACTCGCCATGGTCATCGATGCGGCCAAGTGCATCGACTGTAAGGGGTGCGTGGCCGCCTGCAAGGTCGCCAACAACGTTCCCGAAGGCCAGTTCCGGAACTGGATCAAGCATGACGATTACCGGGTTGTGCCCGGCATCGCGGACAACAAGGCGCGGTTCCAGCCGGGCGCGTGCATGCACTGTGAGATTCCGACCTGCGTGACCGCCTGTCCCACGGGCGCGACCTACAAGGATCACGACACCGGGGAGGTGGTCATCGACGCGTCCCTGTGCATCGGCTGCGGCAACTGCATCCCGGCCTGCCCCTACAATGCGCGGTATCGCAACGAGGTCACGCGCAAGGCGGACAAGTGCAACTACTGCCCCGAGCGCCGGGCCGCAGGGCTTCAGCCCGCCTGCGTGGACACCTGTCCGACCAAGGCCCGCGTCTTCGGCGACATCAACGACCCGACCAGCGCGGCCGGGGCCCTGTATCGCAAGAACAAGGAGCGGCTGACCCGCGTGTCGGCCAAGACCGATACCCTGCCGAACATGTACTATCTGGGCGATCCCGGACCGGGCAACTGGGGCGGCGAGGCCGTGGTGCCCGCCTCCATGGTGGCCATGAAGGAGTCCGCCCCGTTCATCAAGGGCATCGTGGCCCTGTCCGGCCTCGGCGTCCTGGCCATGCTCGGCCGCCAGCTCTTTGCCGGGTCCGATCACAAGGAGGACAGCGATGCCTGA
- a CDS encoding molybdopterin-dependent oxidoreductase, with protein sequence MPSSKQTMSRRDFFRASGLVAAGAVGGPALLGGLTKAHAASPAKPAWDSRFSACDMCFNKCGLIARVENGVATKLDPNPKFLKSRGMLCARGNAGLAQVYDPDRLKHPLLRKGARGEGKWQRIPWDEALDMAATKMAEVREKYTPCGHLFTAGSDLHSQFVGRFAEVYGSFNVTSHESLCLVSGSRAFLDTFGEVPFADVLNSKYVMMVGANRFEALVTPDSIDLMTAIRENGCKLVTLDPRYTKTAALSHEWYPVRPGTDMAFMLALAHVIINEKLYDPQWIEEKTFGMEQLAAHVQQYTPGFAAEQCGIPAEDIARMARELAAAAPASMVYPGRRTSDYEDSTQIRRSFAIVNGLLGNWDKPGGLLAARQVGLKGVPFDAPWYDENHEDRIDAGKVPMMFEHEGSFVVTRDAVLADDPYPIRGWFIYKTNPMGTAPNRKKTIEMMNKMDFVTVVDIAMSDTAWMADLVLPSQSYLERKDPCSGLQGSVACACVVKRDPVIEPLYESRALFDIMKGIANRMELGEFFDFTIDEYREKQTRDIPEALGVMDRDGVYYNPSKVYGIYDGRIYKTLSKKVELYNQRYEQMGLDPLPNYTPPAGPPKNQFRMVIGRNAMLTQSSTANNALLHQFLPTNTLWLNPEAAGELGIGDGDLVEVTSPVGRQELRAEVTDRIRPDTVFMLSGYNTLSTMQQLSHNNGASINELLDDDFDAITGNASMHTTFVSVTRKVA encoded by the coding sequence GTGCCAAGTTCAAAGCAGACGATGTCCCGCCGCGATTTCTTCCGGGCCTCAGGCCTGGTGGCGGCAGGGGCTGTGGGCGGCCCGGCCCTGCTCGGCGGCCTGACCAAGGCCCATGCGGCATCGCCCGCCAAGCCCGCCTGGGATTCCAGGTTTTCGGCTTGCGACATGTGTTTCAACAAGTGCGGGCTCATCGCCCGTGTCGAGAACGGTGTGGCCACCAAGCTCGACCCCAACCCCAAGTTTCTGAAGTCCAGGGGCATGCTCTGCGCGCGCGGCAACGCGGGCCTGGCCCAGGTCTACGACCCGGACCGCCTCAAGCATCCCCTGTTGCGCAAGGGCGCGCGCGGGGAGGGCAAATGGCAGCGTATTCCCTGGGACGAGGCCCTGGATATGGCCGCGACCAAGATGGCCGAGGTCCGCGAGAAGTATACCCCCTGCGGGCACCTTTTCACGGCGGGCTCTGACCTGCATTCGCAGTTCGTGGGCCGGTTCGCCGAAGTCTACGGGTCCTTCAACGTGACCTCGCACGAGTCCCTGTGTCTGGTCTCGGGCAGTCGCGCCTTCCTGGACACCTTCGGCGAGGTGCCGTTCGCGGATGTGCTTAATTCCAAATATGTCATGATGGTCGGGGCCAACCGTTTCGAGGCGCTGGTCACCCCGGACTCCATCGATCTGATGACCGCCATCCGCGAGAACGGCTGCAAGCTGGTCACGCTGGACCCGCGTTACACCAAGACCGCGGCTCTTTCCCATGAGTGGTATCCGGTCAGGCCCGGCACGGACATGGCGTTCATGCTCGCCCTGGCCCATGTGATCATCAATGAGAAGCTCTACGATCCGCAGTGGATCGAGGAGAAGACCTTCGGCATGGAACAGCTTGCTGCCCATGTGCAGCAGTACACGCCCGGCTTCGCGGCCGAGCAGTGCGGCATCCCGGCCGAGGACATCGCCCGCATGGCCAGGGAGCTGGCCGCTGCCGCCCCTGCCTCCATGGTCTACCCAGGCCGCCGGACCTCGGACTACGAGGACTCCACCCAGATCCGCCGCAGCTTCGCCATCGTCAACGGGTTGCTCGGCAACTGGGACAAGCCCGGCGGGCTGCTGGCCGCGCGCCAGGTGGGGCTCAAGGGCGTACCCTTCGACGCTCCCTGGTACGATGAGAACCATGAGGACCGCATCGACGCGGGCAAGGTGCCGATGATGTTCGAGCACGAGGGTTCCTTCGTGGTCACCCGCGACGCTGTCCTGGCCGACGATCCGTACCCCATCCGAGGCTGGTTCATCTACAAGACCAACCCCATGGGTACCGCGCCCAATCGCAAGAAGACCATCGAGATGATGAACAAGATGGACTTCGTCACCGTGGTGGACATCGCCATGTCCGACACCGCCTGGATGGCCGATCTGGTCCTGCCGTCGCAGAGCTACCTGGAACGCAAGGACCCGTGTTCGGGTCTGCAGGGTTCCGTGGCCTGCGCCTGCGTGGTCAAGCGCGACCCGGTCATCGAGCCGCTCTACGAGTCCAGGGCCCTGTTCGACATCATGAAGGGCATCGCGAACCGCATGGAGCTCGGTGAATTCTTCGACTTCACCATCGACGAGTACCGCGAGAAGCAGACCCGCGACATTCCGGAAGCGCTCGGCGTCATGGACCGTGACGGCGTGTACTACAATCCGTCCAAGGTCTACGGCATCTACGACGGGCGCATCTACAAGACCCTGTCCAAGAAGGTCGAGCTGTACAACCAGCGTTACGAGCAGATGGGGCTGGACCCGCTGCCCAACTATACGCCTCCGGCCGGGCCGCCCAAGAACCAGTTCCGCATGGTCATCGGCCGCAACGCCATGCTTACCCAGTCTTCCACGGCCAACAACGCGCTGTTGCACCAGTTCCTGCCGACCAACACCCTGTGGCTCAATCCCGAAGCCGCGGGCGAACTCGGCATAGGCGACGGCGATCTGGTCGAGGTGACCAGCCCGGTGGGCCGCCAGGAACTCAGGGCCGAGGTCACGGACCGCATCAGGCCGGATACGGTGTTCATGCTCTCGGGTTACAACACCCTGTCCACCATGCAGCAGTTGTCCCACAACAACGGCGCTTCCATCAACGAGCTGCTGGACGACGACTTCGACGCCATCACCGGCAACGCGTCCATGCACACCACGTTTGTCTCCGTAACAAGGAAGGTGGCGTAA
- a CDS encoding cytochrome c: MKSKLILAVATAMITVFAVSMAFAMGGGNARKGKFLYRKNCRSCHGSTASDMSPADKTQAEWTALFSDTGKIKCSPDWTVNEKDLNDIFTYLHDYAKDSPSPAKCS; the protein is encoded by the coding sequence ATGAAAAGCAAGCTCATTTTGGCCGTGGCAACGGCTATGATTACCGTCTTTGCCGTCTCCATGGCCTTTGCCATGGGCGGGGGCAACGCCCGTAAGGGCAAGTTCCTGTACCGCAAGAACTGCCGTTCCTGTCATGGCAGCACCGCCAGCGATATGAGCCCGGCGGACAAGACCCAGGCTGAATGGACCGCCCTGTTCTCGGACACGGGCAAGATCAAGTGCAGCCCGGACTGGACCGTCAACGAAAAGGATTTGAACGACATCTTCACCTACCTGCACGACTACGCCAAGGATTCCCCGTCCCCGGCCAAGTGCAGCTAG
- a CDS encoding FecR domain-containing protein, whose product MSRSGIAVRPLGWMTREKRLWVWSLALALLFTCCPPRSVMAVERAQAVGTIKTVSGEAFVERLEERLPASVGDYLLQGDTLITGKNSSMGVIFRDDTLLSLGPGSRVTIDTFVFDPAKDHLDFLTKVNKGTVQFISGQIAKLKPGAMEVETPLSTIGIRGTRFLIKVD is encoded by the coding sequence ATGTCACGATCCGGAATCGCCGTCCGGCCGCTCGGCTGGATGACGCGCGAAAAACGCCTTTGGGTCTGGAGTCTGGCCCTGGCGCTGCTTTTCACCTGCTGCCCGCCCCGGTCCGTCATGGCCGTGGAACGCGCCCAGGCCGTGGGTACGATCAAGACCGTGAGCGGCGAGGCGTTCGTGGAACGGCTCGAGGAACGGCTGCCCGCATCGGTGGGCGACTACCTGCTCCAGGGCGATACCCTCATCACCGGCAAGAATTCCTCCATGGGCGTGATCTTCCGCGACGACACGCTCCTCTCTCTGGGCCCCGGCTCCAGAGTGACCATCGATACCTTCGTCTTTGATCCGGCCAAGGATCATCTCGATTTCCTGACCAAGGTGAACAAGGGTACGGTCCAGTTCATCTCCGGCCAGATCGCCAAGCTCAAGCCCGGCGCCATGGAGGTCGAGACCCCGCTGTCCACCATAGGAATCCGGGGGACCCGGTTCCTCATCAAGGTCGATTAG
- a CDS encoding OmpA family protein, protein MKQYALILLVGLLLAGCGGGQTIVLLPDLNGHVGEVTVTSEGGQTATLTEANQAVTGTSKVTTLSDAQVQSEFGAAIAAQPMPTARFILHFFSDSSELTAESKKLIPDVMQSWRDRNATDVSVIGHTDTVGEKQYNYDLSVRRAQKVRDLLVKAGMPEDIIQMTSHGEENPLIPTPDGKSEPRNRRVEVLVR, encoded by the coding sequence ATGAAACAATACGCACTCATCCTTCTTGTCGGCCTGCTGCTCGCCGGTTGCGGCGGCGGACAGACCATCGTCCTACTGCCGGACCTGAACGGACACGTGGGCGAAGTCACCGTGACCTCCGAAGGCGGGCAGACCGCAACCCTGACCGAAGCCAACCAGGCCGTTACCGGCACCTCCAAGGTGACCACCCTGAGCGACGCCCAGGTCCAGTCCGAATTCGGTGCGGCCATAGCCGCTCAGCCCATGCCCACCGCCCGGTTCATTCTCCACTTCTTCAGCGACTCGTCCGAGCTGACGGCCGAGTCCAAAAAGCTCATCCCGGACGTCATGCAGAGCTGGCGCGACCGCAACGCCACTGACGTGTCCGTCATCGGCCACACCGATACCGTTGGCGAGAAGCAGTACAACTATGACCTGTCCGTACGACGGGCCCAAAAGGTCCGCGACCTGCTGGTCAAGGCGGGCATGCCCGAGGACATTATCCAGATGACCTCCCACGGCGAGGAAAACCCGCTCATCCCCACCCCGGACGGCAAATCCGAACCCCGGAACCGCCGGGTCGAAGTACTGGTCCGCTAA
- a CDS encoding metallophosphoesterase, whose translation MTRIAILSDVHGNFEALKEVLADMDRQSVDAVYCLGDMIGYGPQPQECVDLLRERGVECTMGNHEQGLINILYLRGFNQPAADMLRRTREMISEETYQWLISRHKAIVEHGCRFVHGLPPDSITEYLWKYRDEMAGVFARYAEDVCFVGHTHDLGRYTCLRGNAARHVLGEGETVLEQGVRHLVNIGSVGQPRDGDNRAKYGIFNLESRALTMRFIPYDIKKTADLIVARGFHRGFADRLW comes from the coding sequence ATGACCCGTATAGCGATCCTGTCCGACGTGCACGGCAACTTCGAGGCCTTGAAAGAGGTCCTGGCCGATATGGACCGCCAGTCCGTGGACGCGGTGTATTGCCTGGGGGACATGATCGGGTATGGCCCACAGCCGCAGGAGTGCGTGGACCTGCTGCGCGAGCGCGGGGTGGAGTGCACCATGGGCAACCACGAGCAGGGGCTGATCAACATCCTTTATCTGCGCGGCTTCAACCAGCCTGCGGCGGACATGCTGCGGCGCACCCGCGAGATGATTTCCGAAGAGACCTACCAGTGGCTTATCTCGCGGCACAAGGCCATTGTCGAACACGGCTGCCGGTTCGTTCATGGGCTGCCGCCGGATTCCATTACAGAATATCTCTGGAAGTACCGGGACGAGATGGCCGGGGTCTTTGCCCGATATGCGGAGGACGTCTGTTTCGTGGGGCATACCCATGACCTGGGGCGCTATACCTGCCTCCGCGGCAATGCGGCCCGGCATGTCCTGGGCGAAGGCGAGACCGTGCTGGAACAGGGCGTGCGCCACCTGGTGAACATCGGTTCGGTGGGCCAGCCGCGCGACGGGGACAACCGCGCCAAGTACGGGATCTTCAACCTGGAGAGCCGGGCGCTGACCATGCGTTTCATTCCGTATGACATCAAGAAGACCGCCGATCTGATCGTGGCCCGCGGATTCCACCGAGGGTTCGCCGACCGCCTCTGGTAG